The following DNA comes from Triticum aestivum cultivar Chinese Spring chromosome 3D, IWGSC CS RefSeq v2.1, whole genome shotgun sequence.
caaaggattgcaaaatcctttggtgatgatttcattgtataccttgtggacgacacacccaagacgattgtagaagcatatgcatctccggatgtagatgattggagaaaagctgttcataatgagatggactcaattctttctaatggaacttgggaactaactgatagaccatatggttgtaaacctgtgggctgtaagtgggtgttcaaaaagaagctaaagcctgatggtactattgatatgTACAAGGCGtggctagtggccaagggctacatttagaaagaaggcgaagattactttgacacctattcacccgttgctagaatgaccaccattcgagtgttactttccttggctgcctcttatggtcttatcattcatcaaatggatgtaaagacagcttttctcaatggagagttggaagaggagatctatatggatcagcctgacgggtttgtggtaaagggtgaagagagaaaggtgtgcaagttgttaaaatctttgtatggtctgagacaggcacctaagcaatggcatgagaagtttgaaagaactccgacatctgcaggatttgtcattaacgaggctgataggtgtgtttactatcgccatggtgggggcaatagtgtcatattatgtttgtatgtggacgacatactgatctttggtacaaacattaatgcaattaatgaggtcaagtcttttctatcaaaaagttttgaaatgaaagatctaggagaagccgatgtaattctaaacatcaaacttattaaggatgagagtgggattacattaacgcaatctcactatgttaagaaggtcttgaaccgattcggttttatggatagcaagccttctccaacaccttatgatcccagcgtgacactcagaaagaacaagaaagaaacgagagatcagttaagatactctcaaattgtcggttcactcatgtacttagctagcgctacaagaccagatatctcttttgctgtgagcaaactgagtaggttcatgtccaacccgggtgatgatcattggcatgcactagaaagggtcttgcgctatctgagaggtactatgagttacggaattacttattcagggcatcctgttgtgctagaaggatatagtgattcaaattggatctccgatgttgatgtactctacgcaacaagtgggtatgtatttactcatggaggtggcgcagtgtcatggaggtcttgcaagcaaaccatattgacgaggtcaactatggaagcagaactaactgctttggacacagctactgttgaggcagaatggctgcgtgagctcttgatggacatgccggttgttgaaaaacctgtaccggctattcttatgaattgtgataaccaaacggttatcgctaaagtgaacaattctaaagataatgcaaagtcatcaagacacgtgaagagacgtttgaagtctgtcaggaagttgagaaactcccgagtaataactgttacgtatatacaaacagacaaaacctggcagatccctttacaaagggactatcacgaaatgtgatagatattgcatcgagggagatgggtatgagacccatagatgttacaccatagtagtaacccaacctttgtgatcggagatcccgtgaattaggatctgggaagaacaagctattggttaactgaggagagtaataactaatgaccgtctccaagtgaagatgcaaaactctcagaactgtaaggctcagatctgtaaggcaggttggcaacatgccttaacgtggttctattggctataattagcaaagatgccgtcctacagagcagtcttgaaagaacacacctatatgagttctgactgtaaacgtcgtagtctatgagatttgggtgatctctagtaagctcacgaagagaccagggagtatgacatataagctccaaaccgcggggtagcctactggcggtcaggtactggttaagactttgagtgaaacctgttcacacaaaactagcaattcaaggcatagtccattgtcaagttgtgaatgaatgtagcttaaagttctaggcagaagttcaacttaacagtctctactgaaacactggtatattaaacaagtggtgagagaaggcaaatctctaaatgggtatttgagatctggtgggggattgttagaattaatgggctaggcccataacaatttctgaaatctcaaagcccatgtgtaaaatggcaagtggtggtgctaagtttagtcccaccctggaagttgaagaagagttggacctctttatatagtgggttctctccaccactctaagtggtgtgtgagaagagaaaggaaaaaccacacgcgcgcgctcgctcgcctggcCGGGCCGtgccgtggcgtggcgtggcgaggccaGCTTCctcttgccgttttatttttatgtcttggcagacaagtttttgatttcttgtccggtaagtatacgaattagaaaccgagtcggtttgggattgtgatcgcgacacaataccgcctttggtcctaatatatatatatatatatatatatatatatatatatatatatatatatatatatatatatatatatatatatatatatacagctaccggctgcggccagagactcaccgaaaacacctagggttttgcctcatctcacaacttgcgccgccgtcGTAGTCTACTCCaacccaaacgccggcgtgcatcggcgcgtgggagagcaggtctccggaactgttcatctttgcgatcctgcaccgggagaggacgaattaggtttttgggaagcgctgtgcgcgactgctcaaattcgtcatcacaggtcgtcttccgtccaagtcgggcgatgctactcatcgtcgtattcatcgccgtcaacagcagatcgtcgccaacatcgtcatcaacaccgtcgcacccataatagctaacgaacagtacgtccaacatcctctgttcatgtctgtctctacagctattgttacatgtttgctgctgttatacatgtcttgttgttcttctagtttgctagattgttgcatgctagtatctcttctagtcatgaattatttactggaattaatcatgaacttgcctaatattccaacaactGAAATACAGGTAGCCAAACGCCACAGATGCCACGAGTCATTTTAGCACCTTTCTATTCAATATATCTGAAAAGCAGGACCATAGTTACACTGCACAAGCGTCATATTACAAGATCAGTAAGGTCACTATCTAAAGTGGAAGCAAATGTTATAGCATATAAGATCAGATAGGCACTCGACGTTTCTTCCTCCCGGACAAGTTAACACCTTCAGGTAGACCTTGAACAGAACTTGCAACAAAGTGTTCGAACCTTGTGTAAGGGGGTATCCTTGATTCCCATGCCAACAGACTGAACTCGCCTTTTGGTCTGTTATTCGGGTTTACCAGCAGTTCTACAAGTGTCACTGTTTCCTTCTTCATCTGAGCATTATTAGTCAATCTGTTGCTGCCATTAGTACAGTTAGCGATGCGAACTGCAGACAATGGATGCAAAGCAAAGTCGGTTATGTCCACCGGATGACCTTGTTCAAAGAGCAAATATGGATATACACCGTGCTCGGATAGGTTCTTCTGAATCACTCGTCTTGTTTTGCCCAACACGCAAAGCCAGAATTGAACATCCAGATTCCTTCTCAACACATTTGCGAACGCATTTGTCGTGACGAGTGACCCTCCCGGCtgaaagatctttgcaaattcttCCGCAATTCGCACTAGCTGCGGGTGCTCTGACGGATCTGCACTGCCAAACGTGAGTGTCTTGAAGAGGTACCAAAACTCCTCATAGGAGAGGTTACTGAGATAAATTGGCTTCACTGTTCCAAATCTGGCTAGCCTTTGAAGCTTACTTATGATGATCACCCTGCTTCCCTTGCCCATTCTTTTTACAAAGGAGTAAAACTTTGTCCAGTCCTCCTCATCTACATCTGAAACAAACTCAACAACCACCAAAAATCTACTCCCTAACATGGTCCTTCCATGCTCAATGATTCTCAGGAGACTATCTCcattcaagtgcaaaattgaagcgAAATGCGAGCGGACCATCTCGTCGTCGCAGACATGAGCAACCAGCGTTTTCTTTCCGACCGCGACGCCACCAATGATCGGTGGCACGGCCGGAGAATTACCCGGAGGGTCATGTTGCAGTAAGAAGCTCAAGAGGTGCTGCTTCTCTACGTGCCGACCGAGCATGAAGTGGTCTGTGTAAAGGTAGGCATCATAAGGCCTACGAGACATCCGCTCGCATCCGCCCAGAAGCACAACAAATTCTGCCATGTTTGCGACAACAATTTCTAAGCTTTTCAAGGCACCGTGTAACTCCAGGTGAATGGATCTGCCCTTCCGTTTGGACGTGGTTCTTCGAGGACGCTTGAAAGGGAAGGACGTGGTTCTTCGAGGACGCTTGAAAGGGAAGGACAAATATGAGACGCTGGATGAGTCGCTAACCTCGTCGATGATACTGCCGTCAAGTAGTAGTTGTTGGAAATTGAAGGCGTCCAGTACATGATGGCCTCGGTACATGGCCTCTGTGAGCATCTTGAGCTGCATCAGCATCCCGGAGTTGGCGATGCATCGCCGATCCGCCTCCTCGATGACGGTGCGAGCTCTAATCAGGAGATGCTGAAGCTTCTCCACCAACTTCTCCTCATCTAGTTGTGTGTGGCTATGCGACTGATACTTGTTCATCAGGAAGGAGATGAACCGGCTGACAAGTTCACTAGTAACCGCAGAAATGGTGACCTCCATGGCGATGGAGTTGATTGCCGACGCCGAAAGCGATAGGGAAGCTCGGCTTTCCGATGAGTTTGGTCGTGATGAGTGCACAGGCTGCTTGCTTCCTCAAATTGGCCTCTGCCACTGGACACACAAGTCTCCATCTGTGACATCCACCGCACGGCACTTTTTTCAACACTAAAGGAATCCTAGTATATTTGACGTGGGCACGCCAACTACGACGATATATATCCATAGAATTCAGCGTTTTTCAAACATACTCGTTCTCCCTCCGTTTAACAACATGCTTTTCTCATATGCAAATATTAGTGGTAACATTTATTTATACTAATTAGAGGCTATTTCGAATCACCATGGCAACTCGTTAATTTAGAAAAGGCTTGATGATTCTGATGCGGCGATTTGGCTCCCGGGTCTTGATGCTCTAGTGGATGAACTGTAAAACAAATAAAATCTGAATCCGATTTAGTTTAACAAGCAAGATGCTTGAATGCATGATGAACATGTCAAATTTGGTGGTGTCTCGACATTTGAGTACCTCTCAGAAAAAATCAGGCATGTGAGGAAGTTTTAAAAAATGCACTGTTCAGAGCTCATTTTATCGTTTTTACCACGAGCTCCTCCAATGTCATTTACCCACAAAATTTGGCACACACCTGGCGCACTCCAGCCTTGCGTAGAAAAAGTTCAGATTTTTTAATAT
Coding sequences within:
- the LOC123073807 gene encoding uncharacterized protein, producing MEVTISAVTSELVSRFISFLMNKYQSHSHTQLDEEKLVEKLQHLLIRARTVIEEADRRCIANSGMLMQLKMLTEAMYRGHHVLDAFNFQQLLLDGSIIDEVSDSSSVSYLSFPFKRPRRTTSFPFKRPRRTTSKRKGRSIHLELHGALKSLEIVVANMAEFVVLLGGCERMSRRPYDAYLYTDHFMLGRHVEKQHLLSFLLQHDPPGNSPAVPPIIGGVAVGKKTLVAHVCDDEMVRSHFASILHLNGDSLLRIIEHGRTMLGSRFLVVVEFVSDVDEEDWTKFYSFVKRMGKGSRVIIISKLQRLARFGTVKPIYLSNLSYEEFWYLFKTLTFGSADPSEHPQLVRIAEEFAKIFQPGGSLVTTNAFANVLRRNLDVQFWLCVLGKTRRVIQKNLSEHGVYPYLLFEQGHPVDITDFALHPLSAVRIANCTNGSNRLTNNAQMKKETVTLVELLVNPNNRPKGEFSLLAWESRIPPYTRFEHFVASSVQGLPEGVNLSGRKKRRVPI